The nucleotide window ttttttcttttttcctggccAGGGGTTAAACCCGTGGGTcgcagcagtgaaagtgccgagtcctaaacactggaccaccagggaattcccagactgTGTATTCTTACATACAGAATTCAGGACTGCAAACGAGCTGAGGACACATGGACAGTCCTTGCTGACCTGGACATTCGGCGATGCTCTAAGCAGCCCTGGGTCAGGCCTGGGCCGTACTCTAAGTGTGGCTGCACCTTTTAAAGGAGAGTGCCCGCTCTGGGCAGCCCCCTGCCGTGGTTTCCAGGACTGGCTGGTATTTGGGACGAAGCGCCCGTCACTGTTTCCATTTCGGGCGCCGCGTACTTACAGCTCGTTACACAACATTACGCTGATTTACATTCACATTGCTTTCGCAGCCCTCGTGCAGCCCTGCACGGTGGATTATAAAATTATTCGAAGATCATCCTTCTTCCAAGGATTATCAGCACTGAGGCCAGTCAACCTGGGGCCAGCAGCCGGGATGCCCTTCATATTACTGGGAGGCACCTAAACATACATACCCAGCCGGCTCTTCATGACCAGGCAGGATGGTGCTTTTCAGGAATCTAGTAGGGATTCTTTAATGTATAGTACATATCCTCTGCATTAGCCTCCCTTCAATCTCTGGCAGGACCCGCTCTCACGACCCAGGTGAGGTGCCTCTGAGTAGACGGTCGATTCACAGACCCAGAACTTTTCGCTCTTCCGTGTCAGTCATGCTAAATTGCACCTGTAGGGcacttttccttttataaagTTCTGTCTCGTACCCCACCTCTCTTAATCCTTGGCCCCGGGGTATACACACCTCTGGTGTGTTAGCCAGTGTCCTGTCTTCTGTGTATCTGCGGAAGAATGGATTTCTTCCCTCCAACCACTGGGCTTTTCAGAGAATCAGCGGCCGTCACCACAGCTGCTCGAGAAGGAGGCTTGGCACCGGGGGGCCTCCAGGATGGTCCGCGTCTTGCAAGAAGCCTCGCTCCTCCCGCCTGCGGGTCTCCCCAGCCGAGGGAGCCACGGGCTGTTCCTGATGTGCTGTCGCATCATCCATGCCTCCCTGAAAAGCATAAAAGCGCGTCTTCCTTTCCGTCTGGTCATGTGTGTCAGCTCTTTTCTCAGGCCCCCAGCTGAGGTCTGAGTCGAGGGCGTGATTCCTTCCTTCCAGACAGCTGCGAGATGAAGAGACGCCTGAGGACTTCTTCTACTTCATTGATTTTCAGAGACACAATGCTGAGATTGCAGCTTTCCATCTGGACAGGTAGGGTCTGGCCCCAGGGAGGCGGCACTGACTGCGGAGGCCAATCCCCAGAGGGCGCCCCAGGGAgacactgccccccccccacttctTCCTGGCACTTCATCTTCTTCTTGGGTCCCAACACCTTCAAACCCAACACGACCCATCCAACCCCATGGATCGAAAATCACAAGgccttttttgttatttatttatttttggctgtgttgggtctttgttgctgcgcgcgggctttctctagttgcggtgcgggggcctctcgttgcggtggcttctcttgttgcggagcacgggctctaggcgcgcgggcttcagtagttgcggcacacgggctcagtagttgcggctcacgggctctagggcacgcaggctcagaagttgtggcgcacaggcttagttcctccgcggcatgtgggaccttcccagagcagggttcgaacccttgcattggcaggtggattcttcaccactgcgccaccagggaagccccacaaggcCTTTTATTGTATGTAATGAAAAGAGTCACTTAGTAAGAAAACTAACCCTGCCAGACTGCCCAAGCTACACCTGAACCTGACATTGTGATTTGGCTCTAGTTTCCTGCCCTGAAAGTGGGGAGAATGTGCCCACGGCCATTTCCCCAAAGGGTCTCAAGGTCACGATACTAAAAGGGAGAGCACCTTCCTCAGTTTCCTAGCTTCCTCTGTTTGCCTGTCATTGCTACTCGAGGTGTGGTCTGGGGACCAGCAGCCTGGCCACCCCCTGGGAGCTCttcagaaatgcagactctcagcctCACCCTGGACCCACTGACTCAGAGCTGCATCTGAACAAGATCGCGGGTGACTCATGTGCACATTGGAGCGTGAGACGCACTGAGCTAGGACACAGCTTGGAGGGTGGAAGCTTTGCCCAGGAGGCCTCATGGGATAAGGATTCCTTTCCCaccccttctcccagccccttAGATGCAGGCTTGCCCTCGGCACGGTCAGCTCTGCACTGCGGAGACCCCGCCCTCAGCTGGGTGTGGTCAGAAGGCCggtccatttcttttcttttttttttttttttttcttttttggatccTGCCGCTTGGCTTgcaggcaggatcttagttccccgaccagggatcgaacccgtgccctctgcagtggaagcacggagtcctaaccactggaccgccagggaattcacaGCAGGTCCATTTCTAATGGGCGATCATCCCCCAGATCTGAACTGGGCTCCCCCTCTTTCAGGATTCTGGACTTCCGACGGGTACCACCGACCGTAGGGAGGCTAGTCAATGTCACCAAGGAAATCCTGGAGGTCACCAAGAATGAAATCCTGCAGAGTGTTTTCTTTATCTCTCCAGGTAGGCTTCTGGCCAAAGCAACACTCTGGGTCTAAGAATGTGGTTGGCCAGTGTGGTCTGACCTCCTGCTGGTGGCCCCATCCCCTATCAGGTGGCTACATGCTGCCATCAGACACTCGCACCCTGGGCCACCTGGGCGTCACACAAGGTGACGTGGGGATGGGAGACGGCTGGACATGAGATGCTCACCAGCCTGGGCCCTGAACTCTGATGCCGGCCGCCCCCGAATCAGATGCCACCCATCCGAACAAAGGCCGGGCTGGTCGCGTGGGCGCGATGCAGCGAGGCTGCTCCCACACTGTCTCTACTCTGAGACATTTGAGAGCTGGTCCCCAGGATGTTCAGTTTAACAGCATCCACAAGCCCCTACATCGGGAAAAGGCGCTGTTTTCTTCTTCCCCAGCCTTTCCCCCCCGAGCCGCGGGTTCTGGGTTTCCCTTCCCGCCTCGTGGATTTCGTGGGGCAGGAGGACGGCGTGCGTCCTCCTCTTACTGAGCTCCTTCTTCGCCTCTAGCCAGCAACGTGTGTTTCTTCGCCAAGTGCCCGTACCTGTGCAAGACGGAGTACGCCGTGTGCGGCAACCCGCACCTGCTGGAGGGCTCCCTGTCCGCGTTCCTGCCGTCCCTCAACCTGGCCCCCCGGCTGTCCGTCCCCAGCCCCTGGATCCGCTCCTACTCCCTGGCGGGCAAAGAGGAGTGAGTGGGCCCCTGGACCAAGAACTTGCTCGCCTGGCTTGGGGAGCCCTGACGCTGCCTCAGTCCTCCTCTGCCTTGTCTCCCGTGGATCCCGCTGTCCGTTCCGTCCCTTTAGTTCACGCGTTTGGTTATAAAGAGCCCACTGCGTACCCAGCACTAGATGCTGGGGGAGACAGAAAGGACAGACCCGGGCTGTCCCTTCAAGAAGCTCTGCGGTCCAGCGGGGCGGCAGATGGTGGCCAGGCTGTGGGAACGCAGTGCCACCTGCTGTCCCGCAGAGATGCCCACGGGGAGGCCGCGGGAGGCACCGGGCCTGCTGAGCCCACGCCGTGAAGCCGGGACCTCACGGTTGCTCCCCAGGGCGTGGCACACTCCCGGGCACAGGGCAGGTCCTCAGTTAATACGAGGCGACTGAATGAATGGGCTCGTCGATCCAGACACCCCAACCGTGGTGGGAAGAGGAGTAACCAGGCCAGAATCTCTGGGGGACATGACAGATCCTTAGGGACTCGTGAAAGCTGAGGAAGAACCCCTCCCCCCAGACGAAAAGGGACCTGGGGGCGCTCTAGGCGGAGGAGCCCATGTGGCAGAGAAATGGCAGAGGATGGCTGGCGGGGGAGCTGCGAGCGGCTCGGGAGAGCGGAGGGCCAGCGCCCGAGAGGCTGGGCGAGGGGCCGCAGAGGGAGCAGGTGCCCCCCCGGCACACGGGCAGTACGGTGCCCAGCCGGGCGGGCGCTCGGGAAACGCGCGGAGAACGGGCCCCAACCCTCCCGGCCCAGCGAGTCCGCGGCTCCCGCGGGTCCTTGCCCAGGTCCTCCGGGGGGCGCCTGCCGCCAGCGGCCCGGGCAGGACCGGGGGGCCTGGATGCGGGCGCGGACACCTTGCCGCCCGGCTTCTGCAGCCCAGGTCCTCTTCTCCCCCAGGTGGGAAGTCAACCCTCTTTACTGCGACACGGTGAAGCAGGTCTACCCGCACAGCAGCAGCGGCCGTCTCCTCAACATCATCGACATGGCCATCTTCGACTTCCTGACGGGTGGGTGCTGCCCGCGGGGCCCGGCCGGGCGGGGACCCTGGTGGCCTGGGCCACCGGCCTCAGTAACCTCGCGCCACCCACGGGCTCCAAGTGGTAGAGGCCCCGGGGACAGGAGTGAGCGGGCTGCCCTCGGGAGGGGACGTCACTGTGAGGGCAGGTACGGGGCTCCGCGAGAGGCCGGGCTCCCCTCCGGCCGGGCGGCTGCGGGGAGGCGCCCAGGGAAGGCGCGCCAGGAAGGCCGCCGTGCGCCCCGGGAGGCGGGCCCGTGTGCTTCTGGAGCCCGGGCCGCGCCTGAGCGGGGGCGCCGGGGAAAAGCCCCCGACTGGCCAGCAGCTCACACCGGCTCTGCCCGCCTGCCTGgctccctcctgctccctccgCGATGCCACCGGCCACGCTGGAGGCGCCACAGCTGGCGGTCgggctccggctccggctccggcCTCCGTGCCCCGCGGGGCTCACAGGGCGGGAGCCCGCGCCCACGCCTCCCTCCTCCACAGGAAACATGGACCGGCACCACTACGAGACGTTCAGCAAATTTGGGGACGACGGCTTCCTGATTCACCTCGACAACGCCAGGGGGTGAGCGTGCCCACGGCCCTTCTCCGGCGGCGCCGCTGTGCAGCGGCCCAGGGGCGGCAGGCCCGAGCCAGGGCCTCCGCGGTCCCGTCCCACCCGCTCCGGGCTCTCCGGGCCCCGCTTCCTCTGCTCTTGATCTTGGCTGAGCACCGCCTGACTCTCCTCCAGCCTGAGAGCGCTAGGAAGCAGACCCACGTTTTCCGTAACTCACCCCACGCTCCCCTCCCGGAGACCCAGCGCACGGCTCACCCTCGTGCTCGGCCTTGGCCCTCTGCGGCCGGTGAATAAATGAACGGACGGACGCTTGCTTTTGCCAGCTGTGGACGGAGGCTCTTGTGACCTGATGGAGGAGAAGGGCTGGAGAGGCAGCCGCCGTGACCCCTGGCATTTTACCCCAAGCTGGGATTCAGAAACGGcagagggggaggcaggaggaagcACCGAGGCGGGAGGTGGTGCCTGcccgcccccacccgcccccgccgcccccgccccccggctcCCCCCGTGAAAGCCTGTCTCTCCTCCCCGCAGGTTCGGACGGCACTCCCACGACGAAATCTCCATCCTCTCGCCGCTCTCGCAGTGCTGCCGGTGAGCTTTCCGTTCAGGGACGGGTCACAGCTGTGACACTTCGTCCTGCTTGCCACCAAGCTGCGCAGGTCTGCATCCGTTTTCACTGGCCAAGGATGCGGGTGGGTGGAATGACAGGCACGACCTCGTTCCTTATGCCACAACCACAGAACCGCCCCCAGCACTTCTCACACCCTCATCTCTCAGCAGATGACTTAGGATCTAATCTTTTAAAACCTCTCGGTCGCCCGCTTTAATAACACACTCAGATCATCACTCACTTTTCGAAGAGCCCCACGGCCTCTGACAGGACTAACCAGGCCTCTGCTGCGCCCCGCACTCACGTAAGCTCATAAGTATGACTGCCTGATCACCGGCTAAGCAAAATCCTGACTGAAGCCCCATGAGCTCATGTCAGATTAGAGGAAGCACTCAGGCCTCTGCCTGGCCAACACTTCTCCAGAGAATCTCTACGCTGCTCCTACACCCCTCCGGTGTTGCAGCCGAGCTGGTCAAGATGGCCCACCTGCTCAGCTGCAGTGTCCGGAGATAATTAGAAATACGTGGTCCACACGTAGCAGAACGGTCTCTATGTCCAGCTGGAAAACGCAGAGCAGAGCCGGAACTCTCTTTCTCCACTTCTTGGGGTAACTAACGTGTGCCTCCCTCCCtagccccttcctctcctcccgaGTAGGACAGGCAGGAGTTGTGTATGACAATGCGTGGACACCTAAGCTGCTTGCACATCTGAGTCCAAGTCACATTCCCACATAAAAAGAAATCAGACTCCTACAGG belongs to Eubalaena glacialis isolate mEubGla1 chromosome 19, mEubGla1.1.hap2.+ XY, whole genome shotgun sequence and includes:
- the FAM20A gene encoding pseudokinase FAM20A isoform X2 gives rise to the protein MPGLRRDRLLTLLLLGALLAADLYFHLGPRVRRRLRPRERPPGCPCARRAAPSAPRPAARHVPPAEPDGGGPGSKLRALFAHPLYNEPEDPPLLGPEDSLLAGPEALRYYRRKVARWNRRHKIYKEQLNLTSLDPPLQLRLETSWVQFHLGISRHGLYSRSSPVVSKLLHDMRHLPTISADYSQDEKALLGACDCTQIVKPSGVHLKLVLRFSDFGKAMFKPMRQLRDEETPEDFFYFIDFQRHNAEIAAFHLDRILDFRRVPPTVGRLVNVTKEILEVTKNEILQSVFFISPASNVCFFAKCPYLCKTEYAVCGNPHLLEGSLSAFLPSLNLAPRLSVPSPWIRSYSLAGKEEWEVNPLYCDTVKQVYPHSSSGRLLNIIDMAIFDFLTGNMDRHHYETFSKFGDDGFLIHLDNARGFGRHSHDEISILSPLSQCCRAPRPLTGLTRPLLRPALT